In Phlebotomus papatasi isolate M1 chromosome 1, Ppap_2.1, whole genome shotgun sequence, the following proteins share a genomic window:
- the LOC129799008 gene encoding centrosome-associated protein 350-like isoform X2: MCDNVEEDLVKMDVMKVSEEDLRQMKRDREKMSEEFQHFLQVNLKKSTHDDNKSQIECEQSQQKVVNSLNVTQVVRNLNESPRSPLCHLSPHASDGMKTQHGISSSVLMSIRESPEKKTVKSNGGGAVEKKKMPPHGERTADDTCKKVKNYDPIEMRRYMRDQQKKRQMELKKTLTCDQARKLEIQKRLADLQENTKKILGRNVKQKVMGKKLDSAVTVRKNANGSKGSQKVVAKIKGNNTVKKSPRTTSATENRGNFHHVRIVGTPKVPQGVNTNDLDKNLPSHRDKSHKIHDKSNGGKVMLGESGKVIEGESGIEVKSSVEKLQVPDHLKVSMLKEQKKKKPSNENLPHWLRPTPVNIYPYNFITAVREKLDAISNAQLPEKYTITHLKSIPKDTSASSGSKSSGSRKNPDKWTDINRWTLQQEYNAKRGRSLEDPPQKVQNSNKKNPNTRSISEGLLTNFSSISLHLPESNTISDISSIQSEIFPSSIRLSSTKISRSERASVSDGGKSPEASPETTNISASSGRSVKGVTECIAPAAARDNNQLSPLSAELADTMRIMSQPGKRVEEVVIAKEQPNDDGNSNNEGGGGGKIGEFRSLSSDKFKPLDTSANRQEIHEGNLTDLLEAFNRSLTQVIQMNQQLYSALNKSPNATQHLVKNPPPNEKEEEIISAPKATEDSGKNPKYEDSFEEVNSTVKSVPRDDQKLLDDDATAAPRESVREIDGSEGVDKSGEIDLGSGTVNCRANKSTEESNGLEARAIDGNLMDARETNSTIGSDIFAVFNQTDMEVSYISSGGDEARETSITYSNIGLYEQMIKTEKLKGDHLMTMIRMREKALIDRTRGQIAWLELQKKRFRDKGRVLEISAIRKKQRAILLKLERERAELQRQLRTQTHTMMARKSPSHRVRVVEKTISNVVSLRRSPVPPPEHRGAIKGYEIEAGDTLEKLLEQREKELQKRREHVEFLLQWHQRLEKEEKDVKEMEKKLLNSNLERLTEKNLPALTEKSEIEEEDVKLKRVEDIDKSLQILQNIVQESGNEGDFVDVRGVKLNNLWKKLVGREEEKFQPKHVYKMTKNDFSQLYEEAKMRILKEFHDEQKMQQLLEESMASVTKESNSQGSGEEKCQDSENAFQDYSTDDFETVTSVKESPPAPPQETQQKDSEKSQEESSKNSQESNSQSEENQTNSEKASSQSETPVEDSFRDESTEVPRNVETYQDSAQDNIPSIEEGFSQEILNEAEEEQLISEMTLPSFSETTIVDEATVEEIEGLEENVQIQDRSSENISNSPEEETEVNCQDSDLSVNSKSEIFDNISQESLNTIQESVSIDSPEDNVSSIKEVPTELEKRIIEVDVSLKDLSNTMEKSPILEALSPREDSSVSSPEASVPSSEESRASTSSERSENPSQGDDNPSQETSSKFIQEAYGEVYPKSSDDSQGSGSFSQQKIRDYKIPNRMPDIISEAELLRRQQMQIEQEIKQLEQSVPAVFLREIPNKPPPPYVPPAQDSPLATIFPSEERIAELVNNRTKELYASNQSELDKSECHNITNVYEKIIVGMCEEIYGEIKETLDTQYDAPFQRVRLYRNKLAFFNPPDRLGCIQEHILESIGRILPGAGSYPRQSLQLPANSRRKRDQIDEIVIEEMLEDDWKWSNFQIEETEVLDTMTETIFSTLLEDAIRDIDVAYTRKFPPNT; the protein is encoded by the exons ATGTGCGATAATGTGGAGGAGGATTTGGTGAAGATGGACGTGATGAAAGTGTCTGAGGAGGATTTGAGACAAATGAAACGAGACAGGGAGAAGATGAGTGAGgaatttcaacattttcttcAGGTTAATCTCAAAAAATCCACCCATGATGACAATAAATCACAAATAGAATGTGAACAGTCGCAGCAGAAAGTGGTGAATTCATTAAATGTAACACAAGTTGTAAGAAACTTGAATGAATCGCCAAGGTCTCCACTTTGCCATCTTTCACCTCATGCTAGTGATGGGATGAAGACACAGCATGGGATTTCATCATCGGTGCTGATGAGCATTAGAGAATCACCGGAGAAGAAGACGGTGAAATCCAATGGTGGTGGTGCTgtggaaaaaaagaagatgcCACCACATGGCGAGAGGACAGCTGATGATACGTGCAAAAAGGTGAAGAATTATGATCCAATCGAGATGAGACGATATATGCGTGATCAACAGAAGAAGCGTCAGATGGAACTGAAGAAGACACTAACTTGTGATCAGGCACGGAAGTTAGAAATTCAGAAGCGTCTGGCTGATTTGCAGGAGAACACGAAGAAAATCCTTGGACGAAATGTAAAGCAGAAGGTGATGGGGAAAAAACTTGATTCTGCTGTGACTGTGAGGAAAAATGCCAATGGCTCAAAGGGAAGTCAGAAAGTTGTGGCAAAGATAAAAGGTAACAATACTGTGAAAAAGTCTCCACGCACCACAAGTGCCACTGAAAATCGAGGGAACTTTCATCATGTGAGAATTGTTGGAACACCTAAAGTGCCTCAAGGTGTGAACACAAATGATTTAGATAAGAATCTGCCCAGCCACAGAGATAAATCCCACAAAATTCACGATAAATCAAATGGCGGAAAAGTGATGCTGGGCGAAAGTGGGAAGGTGATTGAAGGAGAATCTGGGATTGAGGTAAAATCTTCTGTGGAGAAACTTCAAGTGCCAGATCATCTCAAGGTGTCCATGTTGAAggagcaaaagaaaaagaagccTTCCAACGAGAATCTTCCACATTGGTTACGACCAACTCCCGTTAATATCTATCCCTATAACTTCATCACGGCTGTCCGGGAGAAATTAGATGCAATTTCCAATGCGCAACTTCCGGAGAAATACACAATAACCCATCTGAAAAGCATTCCTAAAGATACTTCAGCTTCATCTGGAAGTAAAAGTAGTGGTTCCAGGAAGAATCCTGATAAATGGACAGATATCAATCGCTGGACTCTACAGCAGGAATACAATGCCAAGAGGGGAAGAAGCTTGGAAGATCCTCCACAAAAAGTCCAAAATTCCaataagaaaaatcccaataccCGAAGCATTTCCGAGGGACTCTTGACCAATTTCTCCTCAATTTCCCTTCACCTGCCCGAATCCAATACAATCTCCGACATCAGTTCCATCCAATCGGAAATTTTTCCCTCAAGCATTCGACTTAGTAGCACAAAGATCAGTCGAAGTGAGAGGGCTTCCGTGTCTGATGGCGGGAAGTCTCCGGAGGCCTCACCGGAGACCACCAATATATCAGCATCATCGGGTCGATCAGTGAAGGGAGTTACTGAGTGTATTGCTCCCGCCGCTGCACGAGACAATAATCAATTGAGTCCACTGTCCGCGGAACTAGCTGATACAATGAGGATTATGTCACAGCCAGGGAAAAGAGTAGAAGAGGTGGTGATTGCGAAAGAGCAGCCAAATGACGATGGGAACAGTAATAATGAGGGTGGTGGTGGTGGGAAAATTGGTGAATTCAGAAGTCTATCGAGTGATAAATTTAAACCTCTTGACACATCGGCCAATAGGCAAGAAATCCATGAGGGAAATCTCACGGATTTATTGGAAGCATTCAACCGGAGTCTCACTCAAGTCATTCAAATGAATCAG CAATTGTATTCGGCACTCAACAAGTCACCAAATGCTACTCAGCATCTGGTAAAGAATCCGCCACCCAATGAGAAGGAGGAGGAAATTATTTCTGCTCCAAAAGCCACTGAAGATTCtggaaaaaatcccaaatatgaAGATTCTTTTGAGGAAGTAAATTCAACGGTGAAGAGTGTCCCTCGTGATGACCAGAAGCTGCTGGATGATGATGCAACAGCAGCTCCTCGGGAGAGTGTCAGAGAGATTGATGGTTCGGAAGGAGTGGACAAGAGCGGTGAAATTGATTTGGGCTCCGGCACTGTTAATTGTAGAGCCAATAAATCGACCGAGGAGTCAAATGGGCTCGAGGCAAGAGCCATCGATGGCAATTTGATGGATGCCAGGGAGACAAATAGCACTATTGGCAGTGATATATTTGCTGTGTTCAATCAAACCGACATGGAAGTGTCGTACATTTCATCTGGTGGCGACGAAGCCAGAGAAACTTCGATTACTTACTCAAATATTGGTCTC TATGAGCAGATGATCAAGACGGAGAAATTGAAAGGAGATCATCTCATGACGATGATCCGGATGCGCGAGAAGGCATTAATTGACAGAACTAGGGGACAAATAGCATGGTTGGAATTGCAAAAGAAGAGATTCAGGGACAAGGGAAGAGTTCTCGAGATTTCAGCTATAAGAAAAAAGCAGCGTGCCATTTTATTGAAGTTGGAACGTGAACGTGCTGAACTTCAACGTCAATTGCGTACTCAGACTCATACAATGATGGCCAGGAAGTCTCCTAGTCATAGAGTCAGGGTTGTGGAGAAGACTATCTCCAATGTGGTGAGCTTGAGAAGATCACCAGTTCCGCCACCGGAACATCGTGGAGCAATCAAAGGATATGAAATTGAAGCTGGAGATACTCTTGAAAA ATTGTTGGAACAGAGGGAGAAGGAACTGCAGAAACGTCGGGAACATGTGGAATTTCTTTTGCAGTGGCATCAGAGGCTTGAGAAggaagaaaaggatgtgaaggAGATGGAGAAGAAACTTCTAAATTCTAATCTTGAGAGATTGACTGAGAAGAATCTTCCGGCTCTGACGGAGAAGTCAGAAATTGAGGAGGAAGATGTAAAACTGAAAAGAGTTGAAGATATCGATAAGAGTTTGCAGATTCTTCAGAATATTGTCCAGGAAAGTGGAAATGAAGGAGATTTTGTGGATGTTCGTGGtgttaaattgaataatttgtggaagaagcTCGTGGGGagggaagaagaaaaatttcagCCGAAGCATGTCTATAAAATGACTAAAAATGACTTTTCTCAGCTCTATGAGGAAGCTAAAATGAGGATTCTGAAAGAGTTTCACGATGAGCAGAAAATGCAGCAGCTTTTGGAGGAATCAATGGCTTCAGTTACGAAAGAATCAAATTCTCAAGGGTCTGGAGAGGAGAAATGTCAAGATTCTGAGAATGCTTTTCAGGATTATTCAACGGATGACTTTGAGACGGTGACTTCTGTTAAAGAAAGTCCTCCTGCTCCTCCTCAGGAGACTCAGCAAAAGGATTCGGAAAAATCTCAGGAGGAATCTTCAAAAAACTCCCAAGAATCAAATTCCCAAAGTGAGGAGAATCAAACAAATTCAGAAAAAGCCAGTAGTCAATCAGAAACTCCCGTTGAAGATTCCTTTCGTGATGAATCGACAGAGGTGCCCAGAAATGTAGAAACTTATCAAGATTCCGCCCAGGATAACATTCCTTCAATTGAAGAAGGTTTCAGTCAGGAAATTCTCAATGAAGCTGAAGAAGAGCAGCTTATCAGTGAAATGACATTGCCCTCTTTTAGCGAAACGACAATTGTGGACGAAGCGACTGTGGAGGAGATTGAAGGGCTCGAGGAGAATGTGCAAATACAAGATAGAAGTtctgaaaatatttcgaattccCCGGAGGAAGAGACAGAGGTGAATTGCCAAGATAGCGACTTATCAGTGAATTCCAAGAGTGAAATATTCGATAACATATCTCAAGAATCTctaaataccatccaagaatcaGTTTCAATTGACAGTCCCGAAGATAATGTCTCCAGCATCAAGGAAGTCCCCACGGAATTGGAGAAGAGAATCATCGAAGTGGATGTCAGCCTGAAAGATTTGAGCAACACAATGGAAAAATCTCCAATTCTCGAAGCTCTAAGTCCTCGAGAGGATTCATCAGTTTCCTCCCCTGAAGCCTCTGTGCCATCTTCAGAAGAATCTCGAGCATCAACGTCATCAGAAAGATCAGAAAATCCATCTCAGGGAGATGACAATCCGTCCCAAGAAACCTCCAGCAAATTCATCCAAGAAGCCTATGGAGAAGTTTATCCGAAATCTTCGGATGATTCACAAGGCAGTGGAAGTTTTTCGCAACAAAAAATCCGGGATTACAAAATTCCCAACAGAATGCCGGATATTATCAGCGAAGCAGAATTACTGAGGAGGCAGCAGATGCAGATAGAGCAAGAGATTAAGCAACTGGAACAGTCAGTTCCGGCCGTTTTTCTCAGGGAGATTCCCAACAAACCGCCACCGCCATACGTTCCACCAGCTCAGGACAGCCCCTTAGCGACAATTTTCCCATCGGAAGAGAGGATTGCGGAATTGGTGAACAATCGCACAAAGGAACTCTATGCATCAAATCAATCAG AATTGGACAAATCCGAATGCCACAACATCACCAATGTCTATGAGAAGATCATCGTGGGGATGTGCGAGGAGATTTACGGCGAAATCAAAGAGACTCTGGACACCCAATACGACGCCCCCTTCCAACGAGTTCGACTTTATCGCAACAAATTGGCCTTTTTCAATCCTCCGGATCGACTGGGATGCATCCAGGAGCACATCCTGGAGTCTATCGGACGAATCCTGCCTGGAGCTGGGAGCTACCCACGACAGAGTCTTCAGCTTCCGGCTAATAGTCGCCGGAAGCGTGATCAAATTGACGAGATTGTGATTGAGGAGATGCTGGAGGATGATTGGAAATGGAGCAATTTCCAGATTGAGGAGACTGAGGTGTTGGATACAATGACAGAAACCATTTTCAGCACCCTTCTCGAGGATGCCATCCGGGACATTGACGTGGCTTACACCAGAAAGTTCCCACCAAACACTTGA
- the LOC129799008 gene encoding centrosome-associated protein 350-like isoform X1: MCDNVEEDLVKMDVMKVSEEDLRQMKRDREKMSEEFQHFLQVNLKKSTHDDNKSQIECEQSQQKVVNSLNVTQVVRNLNESPRSPLCHLSPHASDGMKTQHGISSSVLMSIRESPEKKTVKSNGGGAVEKKKMPPHGERTADDTCKKVKNYDPIEMRRYMRDQQKKRQMELKKTLTCDQARKLEIQKRLADLQENTKKILGRNVKQKVMGKKLDSAVTVRKNANGSKGSQKVVAKIKGNNTVKKSPRTTSATENRGNFHHVRIVGTPKVPQGVNTNDLDKNLPSHRDKSHKIHDKSNGGKVMLGESGKVIEGESGIEVKSSVEKLQVPDHLKVSMLKEQKKKKPSNENLPHWLRPTPVNIYPYNFITAVREKLDAISNAQLPEKYTITHLKSIPKDTSASSGSKSSGSRKNPDKWTDINRWTLQQEYNAKRGRSLEDPPQKVQNSNKKNPNTRSISEGLLTNFSSISLHLPESNTISDISSIQSEIFPSSIRLSSTKISRSERASVSDGGKSPEASPETTNISASSGRSVKGVTECIAPAAARDNNQLSPLSAELADTMRIMSQPGKRVEEVVIAKEQPNDDGNSNNEGGGGGKIGEFRSLSSDKFKPLDTSANRQEIHEGNLTDLLEAFNRSLTQVIQMNQQLYSALNKSPNATQHLVKNPPPNEKEEEIISAPKATEDSGKNPKYEDSFEEVNSTVKSVPRDDQKLLDDDATAAPRESVREIDGSEGVDKSGEIDLGSGTVNCRANKSTEESNGLEARAIDGNLMDARETNSTIGSDIFAVFNQTDMEVSYISSGGDEARETSITYSNIGLYEQMIKTEKLKGDHLMTMIRMREKALIDRTRGQIAWLELQKKRFRDKGRVLEISAIRKKQRAILLKLERERAELQRQLRTQTHTMMARKSPSHRVRVVEKTISNVVSLRRSPVPPPEHRGAIKGYEIEAGDTLEKLLEQREKELQKRREHVEFLLQWHQRLEKEEKDVKEMEKKLLNSNLERLTEKNLPALTEKSEIEEEDVKLKRVEDIDKSLQILQNIVQESGNEGDFVDVRGVKLNNLWKKLVGREEEKFQPKHVYKMTKNDFSQLYEEAKMRILKEFHDEQKMQQLLEESMASVTKESNSQGSGEEKCQDSENAFQDYSTDDFETVTSVKESPPAPPQETQQKDSEKSQEESSKNSQESNSQSEENQTNSEKASSQSETPVEDSFRDESTEVPRNVETYQDSAQDNIPSIEEGFSQEILNEAEEEQLISEMTLPSFSETTIVDEATVEEIEGLEENVQIQDRSSENISNSPEEETEVNCQDSDLSVNSKSEIFDNISQESLNTIQESVSIDSPEDNVSSIKEVPTELEKRIIEVDVSLKDLSNTMEKSPILEALSPREDSSVSSPEASVPSSEESRASTSSERSENPSQGDDNPSQETSSKFIQEAYGEVYPKSSDDSQGSGSFSQQKIRDYKIPNRMPDIISEAELLRRQQMQIEQEIKQLEQSVPAVFLREIPNKPPPPYVPPAQDSPLATIFPSEERIAELVNNRTKELYASNQSAELDKSECHNITNVYEKIIVGMCEEIYGEIKETLDTQYDAPFQRVRLYRNKLAFFNPPDRLGCIQEHILESIGRILPGAGSYPRQSLQLPANSRRKRDQIDEIVIEEMLEDDWKWSNFQIEETEVLDTMTETIFSTLLEDAIRDIDVAYTRKFPPNT; this comes from the exons ATGTGCGATAATGTGGAGGAGGATTTGGTGAAGATGGACGTGATGAAAGTGTCTGAGGAGGATTTGAGACAAATGAAACGAGACAGGGAGAAGATGAGTGAGgaatttcaacattttcttcAGGTTAATCTCAAAAAATCCACCCATGATGACAATAAATCACAAATAGAATGTGAACAGTCGCAGCAGAAAGTGGTGAATTCATTAAATGTAACACAAGTTGTAAGAAACTTGAATGAATCGCCAAGGTCTCCACTTTGCCATCTTTCACCTCATGCTAGTGATGGGATGAAGACACAGCATGGGATTTCATCATCGGTGCTGATGAGCATTAGAGAATCACCGGAGAAGAAGACGGTGAAATCCAATGGTGGTGGTGCTgtggaaaaaaagaagatgcCACCACATGGCGAGAGGACAGCTGATGATACGTGCAAAAAGGTGAAGAATTATGATCCAATCGAGATGAGACGATATATGCGTGATCAACAGAAGAAGCGTCAGATGGAACTGAAGAAGACACTAACTTGTGATCAGGCACGGAAGTTAGAAATTCAGAAGCGTCTGGCTGATTTGCAGGAGAACACGAAGAAAATCCTTGGACGAAATGTAAAGCAGAAGGTGATGGGGAAAAAACTTGATTCTGCTGTGACTGTGAGGAAAAATGCCAATGGCTCAAAGGGAAGTCAGAAAGTTGTGGCAAAGATAAAAGGTAACAATACTGTGAAAAAGTCTCCACGCACCACAAGTGCCACTGAAAATCGAGGGAACTTTCATCATGTGAGAATTGTTGGAACACCTAAAGTGCCTCAAGGTGTGAACACAAATGATTTAGATAAGAATCTGCCCAGCCACAGAGATAAATCCCACAAAATTCACGATAAATCAAATGGCGGAAAAGTGATGCTGGGCGAAAGTGGGAAGGTGATTGAAGGAGAATCTGGGATTGAGGTAAAATCTTCTGTGGAGAAACTTCAAGTGCCAGATCATCTCAAGGTGTCCATGTTGAAggagcaaaagaaaaagaagccTTCCAACGAGAATCTTCCACATTGGTTACGACCAACTCCCGTTAATATCTATCCCTATAACTTCATCACGGCTGTCCGGGAGAAATTAGATGCAATTTCCAATGCGCAACTTCCGGAGAAATACACAATAACCCATCTGAAAAGCATTCCTAAAGATACTTCAGCTTCATCTGGAAGTAAAAGTAGTGGTTCCAGGAAGAATCCTGATAAATGGACAGATATCAATCGCTGGACTCTACAGCAGGAATACAATGCCAAGAGGGGAAGAAGCTTGGAAGATCCTCCACAAAAAGTCCAAAATTCCaataagaaaaatcccaataccCGAAGCATTTCCGAGGGACTCTTGACCAATTTCTCCTCAATTTCCCTTCACCTGCCCGAATCCAATACAATCTCCGACATCAGTTCCATCCAATCGGAAATTTTTCCCTCAAGCATTCGACTTAGTAGCACAAAGATCAGTCGAAGTGAGAGGGCTTCCGTGTCTGATGGCGGGAAGTCTCCGGAGGCCTCACCGGAGACCACCAATATATCAGCATCATCGGGTCGATCAGTGAAGGGAGTTACTGAGTGTATTGCTCCCGCCGCTGCACGAGACAATAATCAATTGAGTCCACTGTCCGCGGAACTAGCTGATACAATGAGGATTATGTCACAGCCAGGGAAAAGAGTAGAAGAGGTGGTGATTGCGAAAGAGCAGCCAAATGACGATGGGAACAGTAATAATGAGGGTGGTGGTGGTGGGAAAATTGGTGAATTCAGAAGTCTATCGAGTGATAAATTTAAACCTCTTGACACATCGGCCAATAGGCAAGAAATCCATGAGGGAAATCTCACGGATTTATTGGAAGCATTCAACCGGAGTCTCACTCAAGTCATTCAAATGAATCAG CAATTGTATTCGGCACTCAACAAGTCACCAAATGCTACTCAGCATCTGGTAAAGAATCCGCCACCCAATGAGAAGGAGGAGGAAATTATTTCTGCTCCAAAAGCCACTGAAGATTCtggaaaaaatcccaaatatgaAGATTCTTTTGAGGAAGTAAATTCAACGGTGAAGAGTGTCCCTCGTGATGACCAGAAGCTGCTGGATGATGATGCAACAGCAGCTCCTCGGGAGAGTGTCAGAGAGATTGATGGTTCGGAAGGAGTGGACAAGAGCGGTGAAATTGATTTGGGCTCCGGCACTGTTAATTGTAGAGCCAATAAATCGACCGAGGAGTCAAATGGGCTCGAGGCAAGAGCCATCGATGGCAATTTGATGGATGCCAGGGAGACAAATAGCACTATTGGCAGTGATATATTTGCTGTGTTCAATCAAACCGACATGGAAGTGTCGTACATTTCATCTGGTGGCGACGAAGCCAGAGAAACTTCGATTACTTACTCAAATATTGGTCTC TATGAGCAGATGATCAAGACGGAGAAATTGAAAGGAGATCATCTCATGACGATGATCCGGATGCGCGAGAAGGCATTAATTGACAGAACTAGGGGACAAATAGCATGGTTGGAATTGCAAAAGAAGAGATTCAGGGACAAGGGAAGAGTTCTCGAGATTTCAGCTATAAGAAAAAAGCAGCGTGCCATTTTATTGAAGTTGGAACGTGAACGTGCTGAACTTCAACGTCAATTGCGTACTCAGACTCATACAATGATGGCCAGGAAGTCTCCTAGTCATAGAGTCAGGGTTGTGGAGAAGACTATCTCCAATGTGGTGAGCTTGAGAAGATCACCAGTTCCGCCACCGGAACATCGTGGAGCAATCAAAGGATATGAAATTGAAGCTGGAGATACTCTTGAAAA ATTGTTGGAACAGAGGGAGAAGGAACTGCAGAAACGTCGGGAACATGTGGAATTTCTTTTGCAGTGGCATCAGAGGCTTGAGAAggaagaaaaggatgtgaaggAGATGGAGAAGAAACTTCTAAATTCTAATCTTGAGAGATTGACTGAGAAGAATCTTCCGGCTCTGACGGAGAAGTCAGAAATTGAGGAGGAAGATGTAAAACTGAAAAGAGTTGAAGATATCGATAAGAGTTTGCAGATTCTTCAGAATATTGTCCAGGAAAGTGGAAATGAAGGAGATTTTGTGGATGTTCGTGGtgttaaattgaataatttgtggaagaagcTCGTGGGGagggaagaagaaaaatttcagCCGAAGCATGTCTATAAAATGACTAAAAATGACTTTTCTCAGCTCTATGAGGAAGCTAAAATGAGGATTCTGAAAGAGTTTCACGATGAGCAGAAAATGCAGCAGCTTTTGGAGGAATCAATGGCTTCAGTTACGAAAGAATCAAATTCTCAAGGGTCTGGAGAGGAGAAATGTCAAGATTCTGAGAATGCTTTTCAGGATTATTCAACGGATGACTTTGAGACGGTGACTTCTGTTAAAGAAAGTCCTCCTGCTCCTCCTCAGGAGACTCAGCAAAAGGATTCGGAAAAATCTCAGGAGGAATCTTCAAAAAACTCCCAAGAATCAAATTCCCAAAGTGAGGAGAATCAAACAAATTCAGAAAAAGCCAGTAGTCAATCAGAAACTCCCGTTGAAGATTCCTTTCGTGATGAATCGACAGAGGTGCCCAGAAATGTAGAAACTTATCAAGATTCCGCCCAGGATAACATTCCTTCAATTGAAGAAGGTTTCAGTCAGGAAATTCTCAATGAAGCTGAAGAAGAGCAGCTTATCAGTGAAATGACATTGCCCTCTTTTAGCGAAACGACAATTGTGGACGAAGCGACTGTGGAGGAGATTGAAGGGCTCGAGGAGAATGTGCAAATACAAGATAGAAGTtctgaaaatatttcgaattccCCGGAGGAAGAGACAGAGGTGAATTGCCAAGATAGCGACTTATCAGTGAATTCCAAGAGTGAAATATTCGATAACATATCTCAAGAATCTctaaataccatccaagaatcaGTTTCAATTGACAGTCCCGAAGATAATGTCTCCAGCATCAAGGAAGTCCCCACGGAATTGGAGAAGAGAATCATCGAAGTGGATGTCAGCCTGAAAGATTTGAGCAACACAATGGAAAAATCTCCAATTCTCGAAGCTCTAAGTCCTCGAGAGGATTCATCAGTTTCCTCCCCTGAAGCCTCTGTGCCATCTTCAGAAGAATCTCGAGCATCAACGTCATCAGAAAGATCAGAAAATCCATCTCAGGGAGATGACAATCCGTCCCAAGAAACCTCCAGCAAATTCATCCAAGAAGCCTATGGAGAAGTTTATCCGAAATCTTCGGATGATTCACAAGGCAGTGGAAGTTTTTCGCAACAAAAAATCCGGGATTACAAAATTCCCAACAGAATGCCGGATATTATCAGCGAAGCAGAATTACTGAGGAGGCAGCAGATGCAGATAGAGCAAGAGATTAAGCAACTGGAACAGTCAGTTCCGGCCGTTTTTCTCAGGGAGATTCCCAACAAACCGCCACCGCCATACGTTCCACCAGCTCAGGACAGCCCCTTAGCGACAATTTTCCCATCGGAAGAGAGGATTGCGGAATTGGTGAACAATCGCACAAAGGAACTCTATGCATCAAATCAATCAG cAGAATTGGACAAATCCGAATGCCACAACATCACCAATGTCTATGAGAAGATCATCGTGGGGATGTGCGAGGAGATTTACGGCGAAATCAAAGAGACTCTGGACACCCAATACGACGCCCCCTTCCAACGAGTTCGACTTTATCGCAACAAATTGGCCTTTTTCAATCCTCCGGATCGACTGGGATGCATCCAGGAGCACATCCTGGAGTCTATCGGACGAATCCTGCCTGGAGCTGGGAGCTACCCACGACAGAGTCTTCAGCTTCCGGCTAATAGTCGCCGGAAGCGTGATCAAATTGACGAGATTGTGATTGAGGAGATGCTGGAGGATGATTGGAAATGGAGCAATTTCCAGATTGAGGAGACTGAGGTGTTGGATACAATGACAGAAACCATTTTCAGCACCCTTCTCGAGGATGCCATCCGGGACATTGACGTGGCTTACACCAGAAAGTTCCCACCAAACACTTGA